A window of the Cucurbita pepo subsp. pepo cultivar mu-cu-16 chromosome LG01, ASM280686v2, whole genome shotgun sequence genome harbors these coding sequences:
- the LOC111810800 gene encoding uncharacterized protein LOC111810800, which yields MNSINSLLSIPSTHSAPVLFPPISPSADRRRRRRPPAFTVTASSRPKEQADSNSYYADGKLVDESMIVLRKRIHEIKTAEQTHDPPRDWFDWEKRCYSNYDSNICEALGYLQSHLMNTRPSVALGMLALLTLSVPVSSAVLLHRFIEIAVGLLAGIRLC from the coding sequence ATGAATTCCATAAATTCCCTCCTCTCAATCCCCTCCACCCATTCCGCTCCCGTCCTCTTCCCTCCGATCTCCCCTTCCGCcgaccgccgccgccgccgacgACCACCGGCCTTCACCGTAACTGCCTCGTCTCGACCAAAAGAACAAGCCGACAGCAACAGTTACTATGCGGATGGGAAACTAGTGGACGAGAGCATGATCGTGCTCCGGAAGCGGATCCACGAGATCAAGACCGCCGAGCAGACCCACGATCCGCCCCGCGATTGGTTCGACTGGGAGAAACGCTGCTATTCCAACTACGATTCCAACATCTGCGAGGCCCTCGGCTACCTTCAATCGCACTTAATGAACACCAGACCCAGCGTCGCCTTGGGAATGCTCGCGCTTCTTACTCTCAGCGTTCCGGTTTCCTCCGCCGTCCTTCTCCACCGCTTTATCGAAATCGCCGTTGGGCTTCTCGCCGGAATCCGTCTCTGTTAA